Part of the Paenibacillus sp. JNUCC32 genome is shown below.
GGCCCGTCATGTCCTCCAGCCGATAGTTAATCTGCCCATGTTCCAGAGGCTCCTTCCCCGAGTACTGAAGCTTCAGCTTTCCGCCAAGCGCATCCTGAAACACGGTAAGCTTCGCATTGACCCTATCCTGATGGGAAACGACATAAGTCGCTTTCCAAGACTCACCCTTACCTATCAAGGTCATGGTTTTATTTCGATTCACGGGACACCCCTCCTCACGCGGAACGACCAGCTATCTCGATTAGGCTTATATACATGATAACGAGCAAAAGAATGAAATGGTTTTTCAACTTTTTAAATAATGGAGGATTGTTGGTGGTCATCATCGACTCGGACCGGATCTGCCGCGCTCCGTCCGATACTCCATAATCCAGCAGTCCCGCAGCTCTCCTTCATGCCGTTCATGCTTCTCCAGCAGCCTGACCTTCCGAAAGCCGCACTTCTCGTAACAAGCGATGGCCCGTTCATTCCAAGCCTGCGGGTCCATCACGATTCGGTCGGCCTGCCTCTGAAACACGAGGTAATCCACCATGGAAGTCATAAGCTTCGTACCGATGCCTCGATTCCAATAATCCGGCTCCCCGATGAATTGATCCGTGGCGAATGTTCTGCCGACCGCATCGTTCCCGTCATACCCATACTCGCCTAACGTATCTTCATCGAGAAGATAGAACTGGATATACCCGATCGGTTTCCCCTCATATTCGATAATGCAGCGAGTCTCATCATCATCCACATAGAAATGCTCCCGCACCCGCTCCACGTCGTGAGGATTGTCCCGTCCCTCGTAATACTGCAGCACATCCGGATTGGACAGCCAAGAAGCTAAGGACGTTTCATCTTTCTCCTCCAGCTCGCGAACCGTAATCGGCCCTGCCTCATATACCAGCATCGTTATTCCTCCATCCTTCTCATGGGATCATCCCATTGTTCGTTTCAGATTACATCCGCAACCATCGTAATAGAGGTTCCGCACATGCCTGCCTCCTGGAATCCGAAACGCTCATACAATTTCATAGCTGCGGCATTGTCCGGAGCGACGCTTAACGATACCTTTTGAATCCCCCGCTCCTTCATCCCTCTGAACAATTCCTTCATCAGGGCGGTTCCTAGCCCTTGCCCGCGGGATTCGGGAATCAGCGCCATGCCCAGCTCCGGGATGTCATCGCTCACGTAACCGAACCCTTTGTTCCCTTCATCAAAATACCGGATGGTAATTGAGCCTGACGGCTTCCCTGCTGCATTCACGGCAATGTAGCCCAGATCG
Proteins encoded:
- a CDS encoding GNAT family N-acetyltransferase — translated: MLVYEAGPITVRELEEKDETSLASWLSNPDVLQYYEGRDNPHDVERVREHFYVDDDETRCIIEYEGKPIGYIQFYLLDEDTLGEYGYDGNDAVGRTFATDQFIGEPDYWNRGIGTKLMTSMVDYLVFQRQADRIVMDPQAWNERAIACYEKCGFRKVRLLEKHERHEGELRDCWIMEYRTERGRSGPSR
- a CDS encoding GNAT family N-acetyltransferase → MNSYHIRVAGREDAPFLREMLYESLYVPEGGEPFSRDILEEPFMKKYVEDWGRAGDLGYIAVNAAGKPSGSITIRYFDEGNKGFGYVSDDIPELGMALIPESRGQGLGTALMKELFRGMKERGIQKVSLSVAPDNAAAMKLYERFGFQEAGMCGTSITMVADVI